In Paenibacillus thermoaerophilus, a single genomic region encodes these proteins:
- the hisG gene encoding ATP phosphoribosyltransferase yields MDELLKIAVPKGRISKHISRMFAEAGFAIPEELEETRKFILDVPEAGFRFIIAKPADVPVYVEYGAADLGVAGKDVLLEANRDVYELLDLDIARCRMSVIALPDWRPTLHPRVATKFPNVASKYFREQGQQVEIIQLNGNIELAPLIGLADRIVDLVETGGTIRENGLVEMEKIIDITSRLIANRGSYRMKNEPIQRLCDRLQQVLNARAEAKRAAAGGANG; encoded by the coding sequence ATGGACGAACTGCTTAAGATCGCCGTCCCGAAGGGGCGCATCAGCAAACATATATCGCGCATGTTTGCGGAGGCGGGCTTCGCGATTCCGGAGGAGCTGGAGGAGACGCGCAAGTTTATCCTCGATGTGCCGGAAGCGGGCTTCCGGTTCATCATCGCCAAACCGGCGGACGTGCCCGTATACGTGGAATACGGCGCGGCCGACCTGGGCGTGGCGGGCAAGGACGTGTTGCTGGAGGCGAACCGCGACGTCTACGAGCTTCTCGATCTCGACATTGCCCGCTGCCGCATGTCGGTGATCGCCCTGCCGGACTGGCGGCCGACGCTTCATCCGCGCGTGGCGACGAAGTTCCCGAATGTCGCGTCCAAATATTTCCGCGAGCAAGGCCAGCAGGTCGAGATCATCCAGCTTAACGGCAACATCGAGCTGGCTCCGCTGATCGGTCTGGCCGACCGGATCGTCGACCTGGTCGAAACCGGCGGCACGATCCGCGAGAATGGGCTGGTCGAGATGGAGAAAATTATCGATATCACCAGCCGGCTGATTGCCAATCGGGGCAGCTACCGGATGAAAAATGAGCCGATCCAACGCTTGTGCGACCGGCTGCAGCAAGTGCTGAACGCGCGGGCGGAAGCGAAACGGGCGGCGGCGGGAGGCGCTAACGGATGA
- the ppaX gene encoding pyrophosphatase PpaX, producing the protein MDAVLFDLDGTILDTNELIIETFLHILKDRTSKPLTREFISANMGLALKDQLRFFTGREDVDDLVPIYREYNIRRHNDLVTAFPHVLEVLAQLKEHGCRIGVVTNKARVTTEMGLRHTGIDAYVDEVLTVDDVRNPKPDPEMIVRMMDKLGTAPERTLMVGDSHYDILAAHRAGVRAVGVAWSLKGTGVLKEHGADWIIEDIRELPKIAGIVSGAGGSL; encoded by the coding sequence ATGGACGCCGTGTTATTCGATCTCGACGGGACGATCCTCGATACAAACGAATTGATTATCGAAACGTTCCTGCATATTTTGAAAGACCGCACCAGCAAGCCGCTCACCCGGGAATTCATCTCCGCGAATATGGGGCTGGCGTTGAAGGATCAACTGCGTTTCTTCACGGGAAGGGAAGACGTGGACGATCTGGTGCCGATCTACCGCGAGTACAACATCCGCCGCCACAACGACCTGGTCACCGCTTTTCCGCATGTGCTGGAGGTGCTGGCGCAGTTGAAGGAACACGGATGCCGGATCGGCGTCGTGACGAACAAGGCGCGCGTGACGACTGAGATGGGACTTCGGCACACGGGGATCGACGCGTACGTCGACGAAGTGCTGACGGTGGACGATGTCCGGAACCCGAAGCCGGACCCGGAGATGATCGTTCGCATGATGGACAAGCTGGGAACCGCTCCGGAGCGGACGCTTATGGTCGGAGACAGCCACTACGACATCCTGGCGGCTCACCGGGCCGGCGTCCGGGCCGTTGGCGTGGCCTGGTCGCTCAAAGGGACCGGGGTATTAAAAGAACACGGAGCGGATTGGATTATCGAGGATATCCGGGAACTGCCGAAGATCGCAGGAATCGTTTCGGGAGCCGGCGGAAGCTTGTGA
- the hisH gene encoding imidazole glycerol phosphate synthase subunit HisH, whose protein sequence is MIAIIDYGMGNLHSVSQAVKKLGFEAVVTGDAKEIAAADGAILPGVGAFGDAMANLRQSGLDDAVRAFAAGGKPLLGICLGMQLLFDESEEHGWHRGLGLLPGRVVRFRGDYKVPHMGWNELELRQPEHPLFRGVSGGHVYFVHSYHALPEVPSDLLATTDYHQPVTAIVGRGNVSGMQFHPEKSGETGMKLLRNFLELCGPSAAEGGRQAC, encoded by the coding sequence ATGATCGCGATTATCGACTACGGTATGGGCAATCTGCACAGCGTCAGCCAGGCGGTGAAGAAGCTCGGCTTCGAAGCCGTCGTAACCGGAGACGCGAAGGAGATCGCCGCAGCCGACGGGGCGATATTGCCGGGCGTCGGTGCATTCGGCGACGCTATGGCCAATCTTCGGCAGTCGGGGCTGGACGATGCCGTTCGCGCCTTCGCGGCGGGCGGCAAGCCGCTGCTGGGCATCTGCCTCGGCATGCAGCTTCTGTTCGACGAGAGCGAAGAGCACGGCTGGCATCGGGGATTAGGCTTGCTGCCGGGACGCGTCGTGCGGTTTCGGGGTGATTACAAGGTCCCGCATATGGGCTGGAACGAGCTGGAGCTGCGGCAGCCGGAGCATCCGCTGTTCCGGGGCGTGTCAGGCGGACACGTCTATTTCGTCCATTCGTATCATGCGCTGCCGGAGGTTCCGAGCGATCTGCTCGCGACGACCGACTACCATCAGCCGGTAACGGCGATCGTAGGCCGGGGCAACGTCAGCGGCATGCAGTTCCATCCCGAGAAAAGCGGCGAGACCGGCATGAAGCTGCTCCGAAACTTCCTGGAACTGTGCGGTCCTTCCGCCGCGGAAGGGGGACGGCAAGCATGCTGA
- the hisD gene encoding histidinol dehydrogenase: protein MNIIKAEQFNLERRIEYGTPEQNDAVHSILAAVRERGDAALREFTEQFDKVRVDDLRVGEEELKAAYAQVDSKFLEALRRAAANIREFHEKQKRVSWFDTAADGTILGQTIKPLGRVGLYVPGGKAAYPSSVLMNAIPAQVAGVREIAMVTPPATAGQAGINPYILVAAAEAGITEIYRVGGAQAIAALAYGTESIRPVDKIVGPGNIYVALAKRYVYGVVDIDSIAGPSEIVVLADDSADAEYVAADLLSQAEHDEMASAILVTTSEPFGRAVAAEVERQLESLPRREIARRSIDERGAILLVDSLEQGVDVINRLAPEHLEIIVPNPFDWLGRIDNAGAVFLGPYSSEPVGDYFAGPNHILPTNGTARFSSPLNVDDFLKKTSVISYSKRALLRDGADIMTLARHEGLEAHARAIEVRLKKEGNEA from the coding sequence ATGAACATCATAAAGGCGGAGCAATTCAATCTGGAACGCCGGATCGAGTACGGGACACCCGAGCAAAACGACGCGGTCCACAGCATTCTTGCCGCTGTGCGCGAGCGCGGAGACGCGGCATTGAGGGAGTTCACCGAGCAGTTCGACAAGGTGCGGGTGGACGACCTCCGTGTCGGCGAAGAAGAGCTGAAAGCCGCCTACGCGCAGGTCGACTCGAAGTTTCTCGAAGCGCTGCGCCGGGCGGCGGCGAACATCCGCGAATTCCACGAGAAGCAGAAACGCGTCTCGTGGTTCGATACGGCGGCCGACGGCACGATTCTCGGACAGACGATCAAGCCGCTGGGGCGGGTCGGCCTGTACGTGCCGGGCGGCAAGGCGGCATATCCGTCCAGCGTGCTGATGAACGCGATCCCCGCGCAGGTAGCCGGCGTACGCGAGATCGCGATGGTGACGCCTCCGGCGACGGCCGGCCAGGCCGGGATCAACCCGTACATTCTCGTGGCGGCGGCCGAAGCGGGCATCACCGAAATCTACCGCGTCGGCGGCGCGCAGGCGATTGCGGCGCTCGCCTACGGCACGGAGTCGATCCGGCCCGTCGACAAGATCGTCGGCCCCGGCAACATCTACGTCGCGCTGGCGAAGCGCTATGTCTACGGCGTCGTCGATATCGACAGCATCGCCGGACCGAGCGAGATCGTCGTGCTGGCGGACGACAGCGCCGACGCGGAGTATGTCGCGGCCGATCTGCTGTCGCAGGCCGAGCATGACGAGATGGCGTCGGCGATTCTGGTGACGACGAGCGAGCCGTTCGGCCGCGCCGTGGCGGCCGAGGTGGAGCGCCAACTGGAGTCGCTGCCGCGCCGCGAGATCGCGCGCCGTTCGATCGACGAACGCGGGGCGATCCTGCTGGTGGACAGCCTCGAACAAGGCGTTGACGTGATCAACCGGCTGGCGCCGGAGCACTTGGAGATCATCGTGCCGAATCCGTTCGACTGGCTCGGCCGGATCGACAATGCGGGCGCGGTCTTCCTCGGTCCGTACAGTTCGGAGCCGGTGGGCGATTATTTCGCGGGGCCGAACCACATCCTGCCGACCAACGGCACGGCGCGGTTCTCGTCTCCGCTTAACGTGGACGATTTCCTGAAGAAGACAAGCGTGATCTCCTACAGCAAGCGGGCGTTGCTGCGGGACGGAGCCGACATTATGACGCTGGCCCGGCACGAAGGGCTGGAAGCCCACGCGAGAGCGATCGAGGTACGGTTAAAGAAAGAGGGGAACGAAGCATGA
- the hisF gene encoding imidazole glycerol phosphate synthase subunit HisF, with translation MLTKRIIPCLDVKDGRVVKGVNFVNLRDAGDPVELARVYDREGADELVFLDISASVEGRATMVEVVRKTAAEITIPFTVGGGIASTDDMKRLLRAGADKIGINTAAVRNPRLVAEGAEKFGSQCMVVAIDARFNPEWGEWEVVTHGGRNPTGLRALEWAREVERLGAGEILLTSMDADGTKDGFDLPLTKAVSDALSIPVIASGGAGAPEHFYDVFTEGKADAGLAATIFHYKELTIDGVKNYVRQRGVPIR, from the coding sequence ATGCTGACGAAGCGGATTATTCCTTGTCTGGACGTGAAGGATGGACGGGTAGTGAAGGGCGTTAACTTCGTCAATCTGCGTGACGCGGGAGACCCCGTCGAGCTTGCCCGGGTCTACGACCGCGAGGGCGCGGACGAGCTGGTGTTCCTCGACATCTCCGCTTCGGTCGAAGGGCGGGCGACGATGGTCGAGGTCGTGCGGAAGACGGCCGCCGAGATTACGATCCCGTTCACGGTCGGGGGCGGCATCGCCAGTACGGACGATATGAAGCGTCTGCTGCGCGCGGGCGCGGACAAGATCGGCATCAACACCGCGGCGGTGCGGAATCCGAGGCTGGTCGCCGAAGGGGCGGAGAAGTTCGGCTCCCAATGCATGGTCGTTGCGATCGACGCGCGGTTCAACCCGGAATGGGGCGAATGGGAGGTCGTGACGCACGGCGGCCGCAATCCGACCGGACTGCGGGCTCTGGAGTGGGCGCGCGAGGTCGAACGGCTCGGAGCGGGCGAGATCCTGCTCACCAGCATGGACGCCGACGGGACCAAGGACGGCTTCGACCTGCCGCTGACGAAGGCGGTATCCGATGCGCTGTCGATTCCGGTGATCGCTTCGGGCGGCGCCGGAGCGCCGGAGCATTTCTACGACGTATTCACGGAGGGTAAGGCGGACGCCGGACTGGCCGCGACGATTTTTCATTATAAGGAATTAACGATTGACGGCGTTAAAAATTATGTCAGACAGAGAGGGGTGCCGATCCGATGA
- a CDS encoding ABC transporter ATP-binding protein — MASVTLRHVVKRYPGASEDTVKDFNLEIKDKEFLVLVGASGCGKSTTLRMVAGLEEITSGELYIGDRLVNDVAPKDRDIAMVFQSYALYPHMNVYQNMAFGLKLRKFKKAEIDKRVREAAKILDIEHLLDRKPKALSGGQRQRVALGRAIVREPQVFLMDEPLSNLDAKLRVQMRAEIGKLHKRLETTIIYVTHDQTEAMTMGDRIVVMHQGIIQQAASPEEIYNHPVNMYVAGFIGSPSMNFMNGRLVEEGGVVRFKTTGVDVVIPEGKAKRLREQGYIGKEVVFGIRPEDIHDEPLFLEGSPDSIVNAHVELSENLGHEMYLYINGLGNQTVIARVDGRSGFKDGVNVKLAFDMNKIHIFDKETEKNVLL; from the coding sequence ATGGCAAGCGTTACGCTGCGGCACGTCGTCAAACGTTACCCTGGCGCATCGGAAGATACGGTAAAAGACTTCAACCTGGAAATCAAAGACAAAGAGTTCCTCGTTCTTGTTGGCGCTTCCGGTTGCGGCAAATCCACTACTCTGCGGATGGTAGCAGGTCTGGAAGAAATCACATCCGGCGAGCTGTACATCGGCGATCGTCTGGTCAACGATGTTGCTCCGAAAGACCGCGATATTGCAATGGTATTCCAATCCTACGCGCTGTATCCGCACATGAACGTCTATCAGAACATGGCGTTCGGTCTGAAACTGCGCAAATTCAAAAAAGCTGAAATCGACAAACGCGTGCGTGAAGCCGCGAAAATTCTCGATATCGAACATCTGCTGGACCGCAAGCCGAAGGCTCTGTCCGGCGGTCAGCGCCAACGCGTCGCTCTGGGCCGCGCGATCGTCCGCGAACCGCAAGTGTTCCTGATGGACGAACCGCTCTCCAACCTGGACGCGAAACTGCGCGTGCAAATGCGCGCCGAGATCGGCAAGCTGCACAAACGTCTGGAAACGACGATTATCTACGTGACCCACGACCAGACGGAAGCCATGACGATGGGCGACCGGATCGTCGTGATGCACCAGGGCATCATCCAGCAAGCCGCTTCGCCGGAAGAAATCTACAACCATCCGGTGAACATGTACGTAGCGGGCTTCATCGGCTCCCCGTCCATGAACTTCATGAACGGTAGGCTGGTGGAAGAAGGCGGCGTCGTTCGCTTCAAAACGACCGGCGTTGACGTGGTTATTCCCGAAGGCAAAGCGAAACGCCTGCGCGAGCAAGGCTACATCGGCAAAGAAGTCGTATTCGGCATCCGTCCGGAGGACATCCACGACGAGCCGCTGTTCCTCGAAGGATCGCCGGACAGCATCGTAAACGCTCACGTCGAACTGTCCGAGAACCTCGGTCACGAGATGTACCTGTACATCAACGGCCTGGGCAATCAGACGGTAATCGCCCGCGTAGACGGACGCTCCGGATTCAAAGACGGCGTCAATGTCAAACTGGCGTTCGACATGAACAAAATCCATATCTTCGACAAAGAAACGGAGAAAAACGTCCTGCTGTAA
- a CDS encoding PucR family transcriptional regulator produces the protein MSWENLRSKLGDVWNIKTELVQLPVSEWNEKAGNERHVWTEDGCLVYLGREDGCVHALLLVGDRPTHRELKLLEAAAEACRQQPERRAASGSEEERRAHRLRDWIDSQLELGITNAELPDLFSSSIAMQQSRIPFLIYGEHADSRRIGYTELKKLLETFFQADVALIPLSDREWLILSSDLLLNESEAEWGEGEAGLEEALLSIGEALHEMMASESVGECQIALSYPILPAKSLLWAVAHLRETLLLGRQYRMGRSVHVPWMLHLERMVSAVPDSDKLEYLNHVLRGSDRALDTETLTTLEAFFEMDCNVSETAKKLYIHRNTLLYRLDKFKQETGLDVRAFRHAVLVHMAILLYKVTKRK, from the coding sequence GTGAGCTGGGAGAATTTGAGGAGCAAGCTGGGGGATGTCTGGAATATCAAGACCGAGCTGGTTCAACTGCCGGTATCCGAATGGAACGAGAAGGCGGGGAACGAGCGGCATGTATGGACCGAGGACGGTTGTCTCGTCTATTTGGGCCGGGAAGACGGCTGCGTGCATGCGCTGCTGCTGGTCGGCGACCGTCCGACGCACCGGGAGTTGAAGCTGCTGGAGGCTGCGGCGGAGGCATGCCGGCAGCAGCCGGAACGCCGGGCCGCCAGCGGCAGCGAGGAGGAACGCCGCGCCCACAGGCTCAGGGATTGGATCGATTCCCAGCTGGAGCTTGGAATTACGAACGCGGAGCTCCCCGATCTGTTTTCATCGTCCATCGCGATGCAGCAATCCCGCATTCCGTTTCTGATCTACGGCGAGCATGCCGACAGCCGGCGCATCGGCTACACGGAGCTGAAAAAGCTGCTGGAGACGTTTTTTCAGGCGGATGTGGCGCTGATTCCGCTGTCCGACAGGGAATGGCTGATACTGAGCTCGGATCTGCTCCTGAACGAGAGCGAAGCGGAGTGGGGCGAGGGCGAGGCCGGATTGGAGGAAGCGCTTCTGTCGATCGGCGAGGCGCTGCATGAGATGATGGCGAGCGAATCGGTCGGCGAATGCCAGATCGCTCTGAGTTATCCCATTTTGCCAGCCAAGTCTCTGCTCTGGGCCGTCGCGCATCTGCGGGAGACGCTTCTGCTCGGGCGCCAATACCGGATGGGGCGCAGCGTGCACGTTCCGTGGATGCTTCATCTCGAACGCATGGTCAGCGCGGTGCCGGATTCGGACAAGCTGGAATATCTCAATCACGTGCTGAGAGGGTCCGACCGGGCGCTGGATACGGAGACGCTGACGACGCTGGAAGCTTTTTTCGAGATGGACTGCAATGTGAGCGAAACGGCCAAGAAGCTGTACATCCACCGGAATACGCTATTGTACCGTCTGGATAAATTCAAGCAGGAGACGGGCCTCGACGTCCGCGCCTTCCGCCATGCCGTATTGGTGCATATGGCGATCCTATTGTACAAAGTCACGAAAAGGAAGTAA
- the hprK gene encoding HPr(Ser) kinase/phosphatase: MAKKVKVADLVQHFNLEVVEGEAGLKRQITTADLYRPGLELAGFFDFHPKERVQMLGKTELSFFESLTPEQRQERMHRLCHDDTPCVIVCHGLDVPQEMLAAARESGIPILRSPVTTTILISRITGFLENRLAPTTTIHGVLVDVYGIGILITGSSGIGKSETALELVKRGHRLVADDAVEIRQSADNELIGNAPELIKHLLEIRGVGIINVMTLFGAGAVRNVKKIAVVVKLENWQQDKEYDRLGLDEEMTRIIDTDLPLVTVPVRPGRNLAVIIEVAAMNYRLKRMGYNAALQFTNKLTETLSMDLDDLE, encoded by the coding sequence ATGGCGAAGAAAGTGAAGGTAGCGGACCTCGTCCAGCACTTCAACCTCGAAGTGGTCGAGGGCGAGGCCGGGTTGAAACGGCAAATCACCACGGCGGATTTGTACCGGCCCGGTTTGGAATTGGCCGGCTTTTTTGATTTTCACCCGAAAGAGCGGGTGCAAATGCTGGGGAAAACCGAGCTGTCGTTCTTCGAGTCGTTGACGCCGGAGCAGCGGCAGGAGCGCATGCATCGATTATGTCATGACGATACGCCTTGCGTCATCGTCTGTCACGGACTGGACGTGCCGCAGGAGATGCTGGCGGCTGCCCGCGAGAGCGGCATACCGATTCTGCGCAGTCCGGTGACGACGACGATTCTGATCAGCCGCATTACCGGCTTTCTGGAAAATCGGCTGGCGCCGACGACCACGATTCACGGGGTGCTCGTCGATGTTTACGGCATCGGCATTCTCATCACCGGTTCGAGCGGCATCGGCAAAAGCGAGACGGCGCTGGAGCTTGTGAAGCGGGGACACCGTCTGGTGGCCGACGACGCGGTCGAAATCCGTCAATCGGCGGATAACGAGCTGATCGGGAACGCACCCGAGCTGATCAAGCATCTGCTTGAAATACGCGGGGTCGGCATCATTAACGTCATGACGCTGTTCGGGGCCGGAGCCGTCCGCAATGTGAAAAAAATCGCCGTTGTCGTCAAGCTGGAGAATTGGCAGCAGGACAAGGAATACGACCGTCTCGGGCTGGACGAGGAAATGACGCGCATCATCGATACGGATCTGCCGCTCGTGACGGTTCCGGTGCGTCCGGGGCGGAACCTGGCCGTCATCATCGAGGTGGCGGCGATGAACTACCGGCTGAAGCGGATGGGATACAACGCGGCGCTGCAATTCACCAACAAGCTGACGGAGACGCTGTCGATGGATCTAGACGATCTGGAATAG
- the hisB gene encoding imidazoleglycerol-phosphate dehydratase HisB yields MSEAAQQPRTASIARKTNETDIKLTFGVDGSGQADIVTDVPFLNHMLDLFAKHGQFDLKVEAEGDVHIDDHHTVEDIGICLGQALLEALGDKRGIKRYASVFVPMDEALAQVVIDISGRPHFEYRAEYPSAQVGSFSTEMVHEFLWKLALEARITLHVIVHYGQNTHHMIEAVFKALGRALDEATSLDPRVKGVPSTKGVL; encoded by the coding sequence ATGAGCGAGGCGGCGCAGCAACCGCGCACGGCAAGCATTGCGCGCAAAACGAACGAGACGGACATCAAGCTGACGTTCGGCGTGGACGGGTCCGGTCAAGCGGACATCGTCACGGACGTTCCGTTTCTGAATCATATGCTGGATCTGTTCGCGAAGCACGGCCAGTTCGATCTGAAGGTCGAAGCGGAAGGCGACGTGCACATCGACGACCACCATACGGTCGAGGATATCGGCATCTGCCTCGGCCAGGCGCTGCTGGAAGCGCTCGGCGACAAACGAGGCATCAAGCGGTACGCCAGCGTATTCGTGCCGATGGACGAGGCGCTGGCGCAGGTCGTCATCGATATCAGCGGACGGCCTCATTTCGAGTACCGGGCGGAATATCCGTCGGCTCAAGTCGGCAGCTTCTCCACGGAGATGGTGCATGAGTTTTTGTGGAAGCTGGCGCTGGAGGCGCGCATCACGCTGCACGTCATCGTCCACTACGGCCAAAACACGCACCATATGATCGAAGCGGTGTTCAAGGCGTTAGGCCGCGCGCTCGACGAAGCAACCAGCCTCGACCCCCGCGTGAAAGGCGTGCCGTCGACGAAAGGAGTGCTGTAA
- the lgt gene encoding prolipoprotein diacylglyceryl transferase — translation MLLSMINPVAIALGPIKVHWYGIILGLGALAGLYLAIREGRRFKMAPEFFMDLLLIGVPSAIVAARIYYVAFQWESYRDNIWSVFKIWEGGIAIYGALIGAIVSAFLYVRAKGYSFWRIADICAPSLLVGQMIGRWGNFVNQEAYGGPVSESFLRDTLHLPGFIVDMMYIKGAYHHPTFLYESLWNLAGLLVLLVLRRRPFLRAGELFMTYFIWYSLGRFFIEGLRTDSLVFNGPAWLENFLAVLWLPMDAVFEPGEMTGGNIRISQLLALLIIVAAAILIVVRRRKGWAKERYSDPILGRGDTAAGGAEAAKEGTLAAKEPEQPKQSND, via the coding sequence ATGTTGTTGTCTATGATCAATCCGGTCGCGATTGCGCTGGGGCCGATTAAGGTCCATTGGTACGGAATCATATTGGGGCTCGGAGCATTGGCCGGTCTGTATCTCGCGATTCGGGAAGGGCGCCGCTTCAAGATGGCTCCGGAATTTTTCATGGATCTGCTGCTGATCGGCGTGCCTTCGGCGATTGTCGCCGCCAGAATCTATTACGTGGCGTTCCAGTGGGAGAGTTACCGCGATAATATTTGGAGCGTGTTCAAAATATGGGAGGGCGGCATCGCGATCTACGGCGCCCTGATCGGCGCGATCGTGTCGGCCTTCCTGTATGTGCGGGCCAAAGGCTACAGCTTCTGGCGGATCGCGGATATTTGCGCGCCTTCGCTGCTGGTCGGCCAGATGATCGGCCGTTGGGGCAACTTCGTGAACCAGGAGGCGTACGGCGGCCCCGTATCCGAGAGCTTCCTGCGGGATACGCTGCATCTTCCCGGCTTTATCGTGGATATGATGTATATCAAAGGGGCGTATCATCACCCGACCTTCCTGTACGAGTCGCTGTGGAACCTCGCCGGATTGCTTGTGCTTCTCGTGCTTCGCCGCAGGCCGTTCCTGCGCGCCGGCGAGTTGTTCATGACCTATTTTATCTGGTATTCGCTGGGGCGGTTCTTCATCGAAGGATTGCGTACGGATAGCCTGGTATTCAACGGCCCGGCATGGCTGGAGAACTTCCTGGCCGTGCTCTGGCTGCCGATGGACGCGGTATTCGAGCCGGGTGAGATGACCGGCGGCAACATCCGAATCTCGCAACTGCTCGCGCTGCTTATTATCGTGGCCGCCGCGATCCTGATCGTCGTGCGCCGGCGCAAGGGATGGGCGAAGGAACGTTATTCCGATCCGATTCTCGGACGGGGAGACACGGCTGCCGGCGGAGCGGAAGCCGCGAAGGAAGGAACTCTTGCCGCGAAGGAGCCGGAGCAGCCGAAACAGTCGAACGATTAA
- a CDS encoding ATP phosphoribosyltransferase regulatory subunit, translating to MSKPKVFEKPAGLRDYLPEAAARLRQIELSVLDCIERWGYRQIITPTLEYYDTVGVASSTSDKKLFKLLDRNGTTIVLRPELTAPIARVVASLLKQEPFPLRLSYHSNVFRAFDDEAGKESEFLQTGVELIGDGTAEADAEIIALAVACLEAAGVPKFKLAVGHAGFLHGLFEELLPNRPEQQYLLKECLINRDFVGFREQLAGMRLKPEVHAELEGILRLRGGREICQQAHGRVRTEATQDALMKLCEVWDVLQAYGVSDRVSIDLTLIGDFSYYTGITFEGYAADLGFPVVSGGRYDNLLGQFGRPAPATGFALKTNRILEIATGLGEPKRERVLVLYAAHRRDEALRQASELRRQGTVIVETRRLADENAEHAAASYSRVLRLE from the coding sequence GTGTCTAAACCGAAAGTATTCGAAAAACCGGCCGGACTCAGGGACTATTTGCCGGAAGCCGCCGCTCGGCTCAGGCAGATCGAACTAAGCGTGCTGGATTGCATCGAGCGGTGGGGTTACCGCCAAATCATCACGCCGACTCTGGAATATTACGATACGGTAGGCGTGGCGAGCTCGACGTCCGACAAAAAGCTGTTTAAGCTGCTGGACCGCAACGGCACGACGATCGTGCTGCGTCCGGAGCTGACCGCGCCGATCGCGCGCGTGGTGGCTTCGCTGCTGAAGCAGGAGCCGTTTCCGTTGAGGTTGTCTTATCATTCCAACGTATTCCGCGCCTTTGACGACGAGGCGGGCAAAGAATCGGAATTTCTGCAAACCGGCGTCGAGCTGATCGGAGACGGGACGGCCGAAGCGGACGCGGAGATTATCGCGCTGGCGGTCGCTTGCCTGGAAGCCGCAGGCGTGCCGAAGTTCAAGCTGGCGGTTGGGCATGCGGGGTTCCTGCACGGTTTGTTCGAGGAGCTGCTGCCGAACCGCCCGGAGCAGCAATATCTGCTGAAGGAATGCCTGATCAACCGGGATTTCGTCGGCTTCCGCGAACAGCTTGCCGGGATGCGGCTGAAGCCGGAAGTGCACGCCGAGCTGGAGGGGATTCTGCGGCTGCGCGGCGGGCGCGAGATCTGCCAGCAGGCGCACGGCCGGGTCAGAACGGAGGCGACGCAGGACGCGCTGATGAAGCTGTGCGAAGTATGGGATGTCCTGCAGGCGTACGGCGTATCCGACCGGGTCAGCATCGACCTGACGCTGATCGGCGATTTCTCCTATTACACCGGCATTACGTTTGAAGGCTACGCGGCCGATCTGGGCTTCCCCGTGGTCAGCGGCGGGCGCTACGACAATCTGCTCGGCCAGTTCGGCCGGCCGGCGCCCGCAACCGGGTTCGCGCTGAAGACGAACCGCATCCTGGAGATTGCGACGGGGCTCGGCGAGCCGAAGCGGGAGCGGGTGCTCGTGCTGTACGCCGCGCACCGCCGCGACGAGGCGCTGCGTCAGGCCAGCGAGCTGCGCCGGCAAGGGACGGTTATTGTGGAGACCCGGCGGTTGGCGGATGAGAACGCGGAGCATGCCGCCGCGTCGTACAGCCGCGTGCTGAGGCTGGAATAG
- a CDS encoding acyltransferase, with translation MRRTEKYPVTGPNALWQIYRTVSPWKGVKNFIVIQIARYTPLLPVKNWMYRRLLGMKVGKQAAFALMVMPDVFFPERIQVGDNTIIGYNTTILAHEYLIKEYRLGDVKIGSNVMIGANTTILPGVEIGDHAVVSAGTLVHKDVPAYTMVGGNPMRIIRHLREREDEERQ, from the coding sequence ATGCGGAGAACGGAAAAATATCCGGTAACCGGGCCGAATGCGTTATGGCAAATTTATCGGACGGTCAGTCCGTGGAAAGGCGTCAAAAACTTTATTGTGATTCAGATCGCCCGATACACGCCGCTGCTTCCCGTGAAAAACTGGATGTACCGCCGGCTGCTCGGCATGAAGGTCGGCAAACAGGCGGCGTTTGCCCTGATGGTGATGCCGGACGTGTTTTTTCCCGAACGGATTCAGGTCGGCGACAATACGATTATCGGCTACAACACCACGATATTGGCGCATGAATATTTGATTAAGGAATACCGTCTCGGGGACGTCAAGATCGGTTCGAATGTGATGATCGGCGCGAATACGACCATCCTGCCGGGAGTGGAAATCGGGGATCACGCCGTCGTCTCCGCCGGGACGCTGGTCCACAAGGATGTGCCCGCGTATACGATGGTAGGCGGCAACCCGATGCGGATCATTCGCCATCTCCGGGAGCGGGAGGACGAGGAGCGGCAATAA